A window of the Deinococcus gobiensis I-0 genome harbors these coding sequences:
- the glpX gene encoding class II fructose-bisphosphatase → MTKRPRGEGFTQSFEHALVLPTARVTEEAALAASRFMGLGDKNAVDGAGTEAMREVLNTLDIRGTVVIGEGEMDEAPMLYIGEQVGSGQYEVDIAVDPVEGTVVTAKGLPNGLAVIALSERGGLMHAPDCYMEKLIVPPPAAGRVNLDWPVEANLHVLAQALDRDVEDLMITILDRERHEDLIRRVRAAGARVKLIGDGDVVAGLAVGVRGTGVHALMGSGGAPEGVLSAAACKCLGAEIQGRFIAEDDAMRERFAAMGVDERRVYKTADLAPGEQMVFSATGITYGELLSGVRRFAGGARTHTLVMGYATRVVRFLDSVHLEDDSARVTIRV, encoded by the coding sequence ATGACCAAACGGCCGAGGGGCGAAGGGTTCACGCAGAGTTTCGAGCACGCGCTGGTCTTGCCGACCGCGCGCGTCACCGAGGAAGCGGCGCTGGCCGCCAGCAGGTTCATGGGCCTGGGCGACAAGAACGCCGTGGACGGAGCGGGCACGGAAGCCATGCGCGAGGTCCTGAACACCCTGGACATCCGGGGCACGGTGGTCATCGGTGAGGGCGAGATGGACGAGGCCCCGATGCTCTACATCGGTGAGCAGGTCGGCAGCGGCCAGTACGAGGTGGACATCGCCGTGGACCCGGTCGAGGGCACGGTGGTCACGGCCAAGGGCCTGCCCAACGGTCTGGCCGTCATCGCCCTGAGCGAGCGCGGCGGCCTGATGCACGCCCCCGACTGCTACATGGAAAAGCTGATCGTGCCGCCGCCCGCCGCTGGGCGCGTGAACCTCGACTGGCCGGTCGAGGCCAACCTGCACGTGCTGGCGCAGGCCCTGGACCGCGACGTGGAAGACCTGATGATCACGATCCTGGACCGCGAGCGCCACGAGGACCTGATCCGCCGGGTGCGGGCGGCCGGGGCGCGCGTGAAGCTCATCGGCGACGGCGACGTGGTCGCGGGACTGGCGGTCGGCGTGCGCGGCACCGGAGTCCACGCGCTCATGGGGTCGGGCGGCGCGCCCGAGGGCGTGCTCTCGGCGGCGGCCTGCAAGTGCCTGGGCGCCGAGATCCAGGGCCGCTTCATCGCGGAGGACGACGCCATGCGCGAGCGCTTCGCCGCGATGGGCGTGGATGAGCGCCGCGTCTACAAGACGGCCGACCTCGCGCCCGGCGAACAGATGGTCTTCAGCGCGACCGGCATCACCTACGGCGAACTCCTCAGCGGGGTGCGGCGCTTCGCGGGCGGGGCGCGCACGCATACGCTGGTCATGGGCTACGCGACGCGCGTGGTGCGCTTCCTCGACTCGGTGCATCTGGAGGACGACAGCGCGCGGGTGACGATCCGGGTGTAA
- the rpsL gene encoding 30S ribosomal protein S12 codes for MPTTQQLLRKGRTVLQKKSKVPALKGSPFRRGVCTVVKTTTPKKPNSALRKIARVRLSSGFEVTAYIPGEGHNLQEHSVVLIRGGRVKDLPGVRYHIVRGSLDTQGVKNRNKSRSKYGTKKPKAGAAAAGAKKK; via the coding sequence CTGCCCACCACCCAGCAACTGCTCCGCAAGGGCCGCACGGTCCTTCAGAAGAAGAGCAAGGTTCCGGCCCTCAAGGGCAGCCCCTTCCGCCGCGGCGTGTGCACGGTCGTCAAGACCACCACCCCCAAGAAGCCCAACTCGGCGCTCCGTAAGATCGCCCGCGTGCGCCTCAGCAGCGGCTTCGAAGTGACCGCCTACATCCCCGGCGAAGGTCATAACCTCCAGGAGCACAGCGTCGTGCTGATCCGCGGCGGCCGTGTGAAGGACCTCCCCGGCGTGCGCTACCACATCGTTCGCGGCAGCCTCGACACCCAGGGCGTCAAGAACCGCAACAAGAGCCGTTCCAAGTACGGCACCAAGAAGCCCAAGGCCGGCGCTGCCGCCGCGGGCGCGAAGAAGAAATAA
- the rpsG gene encoding 30S ribosomal protein S7, with protein sequence MARRRQAEVRPVQPDLVYQDVLVSAIINRIMEDGKKNLASRIFYGAMRLVQDKTGQEPLKVFKQAYDNVKPRVEVRSRRVGGSTYQVPVEVGPRRQQSLTLRWMIGAVDGRPERTAIERLAGEIMDAAQGRGGAIKKKDDVERMAEANRAYAHYRW encoded by the coding sequence ATGGCACGTCGCCGCCAAGCAGAAGTGCGCCCCGTCCAGCCGGACCTGGTCTACCAGGACGTGCTCGTCAGCGCGATCATCAACCGCATCATGGAAGACGGCAAGAAGAACCTTGCCAGCCGCATCTTCTACGGGGCCATGCGCCTCGTGCAGGACAAGACCGGCCAGGAGCCCCTCAAGGTCTTCAAGCAGGCCTACGACAACGTCAAGCCCCGCGTGGAAGTGCGCAGCCGCCGCGTCGGCGGCAGCACCTACCAGGTGCCCGTCGAAGTCGGCCCCCGCCGCCAGCAGAGCCTGACCCTGCGCTGGATGATCGGCGCCGTGGACGGCCGTCCCGAGCGCACCGCCATCGAGCGCCTCGCCGGCGAGATCATGGACGCCGCGCAGGGCCGTGGCGGCGCCATCAAGAAGAAAGACGACGTGGAGCGCATGGCGGAAGCTAACCGCGCCTACGCGCACTACCGCTGGTAA
- the pgm gene encoding phosphoglucomutase (alpha-D-glucose-1,6-bisphosphate-dependent) encodes MTLSDLAGKPAPQRLLTNIPQLVAQYYELRPDPAVPAQRVAFGTSGHRGTSGSASFNEAHILAVAQAVAEHRAGAGITGPLYMGLDTHALSEPAWMTALQVLVANGVQVRAQPGTFTPTPLVSHAILKHNAAGQGGAADGIVITPSHNPPQDGGFKYNPPSGGPADTDVTRVVQARANDLLQGGLKDVKRVPLADAMAALDSFDFITPYVEGLPQVIDLDAIKQSGVKIGVDPLGGASLPVWEAIQARYGLNLHIVNEVVDPRFAFMSVDRDGKIRMDCSSPYAMAGLLRLKDDFDVAIGNDPDADRHGIVTPDGLMNPNHYLAVMIEYLFQNRPGWRADAAIGKTLVSSALIDRVGAGIGRRVVEVPVGFKYFVEGLQDGSFGFGGEESAGASFLSMDGRPWSTDKDGLIPGLLAAEMTAKTGKTPSQRFADLTARYGETAYDRQDAPANAEQKKILGSLSPEQVTATTLGGDPITARLTRAPGNGEPIGGLKVTTDQAWFAARPSGTEDVYKIYAESFRGADHLKQVMDEAREVVSEALRSGGA; translated from the coding sequence ATGACCCTCAGCGACCTGGCCGGTAAACCCGCTCCCCAACGCCTGCTGACCAACATTCCCCAACTGGTGGCCCAGTACTACGAACTGCGCCCCGACCCGGCCGTGCCTGCCCAGCGCGTGGCCTTCGGGACCAGCGGGCACCGGGGCACCTCCGGCAGCGCGAGCTTCAACGAGGCGCACATCCTGGCCGTCGCGCAGGCGGTGGCCGAACACCGCGCCGGGGCGGGCATCACCGGGCCGCTGTACATGGGCCTGGACACCCACGCCCTGTCCGAACCCGCCTGGATGACGGCCCTCCAGGTGCTCGTCGCCAACGGGGTGCAGGTGCGCGCCCAGCCCGGCACCTTCACGCCCACGCCCCTGGTCAGTCACGCGATCCTGAAGCACAACGCGGCCGGGCAGGGAGGCGCGGCCGACGGCATCGTCATCACGCCCAGCCATAATCCCCCGCAGGACGGCGGCTTCAAGTACAACCCCCCTTCGGGCGGCCCCGCCGACACCGACGTGACCAGGGTGGTGCAGGCGCGCGCCAACGACCTGCTGCAAGGAGGCCTGAAGGACGTCAAGCGGGTGCCCCTGGCCGACGCGATGGCCGCGCTCGACTCCTTCGATTTCATCACCCCCTACGTCGAAGGCCTGCCGCAGGTGATTGACCTGGACGCCATCAAGCAGAGCGGCGTGAAGATCGGGGTGGACCCGCTGGGCGGCGCGAGCCTGCCGGTGTGGGAAGCCATCCAGGCGCGCTACGGCCTGAACCTGCACATCGTCAATGAGGTCGTGGACCCGCGCTTCGCCTTCATGAGCGTGGACCGCGACGGCAAGATCCGCATGGACTGCTCCAGTCCCTACGCGATGGCGGGCCTGCTGCGCCTCAAAGACGACTTCGACGTCGCCATCGGGAACGATCCGGATGCCGACCGCCACGGTATCGTCACCCCGGACGGCCTGATGAACCCCAACCACTACCTCGCGGTCATGATCGAGTACCTGTTCCAGAACCGCCCCGGCTGGCGCGCCGACGCCGCCATCGGCAAGACGCTGGTGTCCAGCGCCCTGATCGACCGGGTGGGGGCGGGCATCGGCCGGCGGGTCGTCGAGGTGCCGGTGGGCTTCAAGTATTTCGTCGAAGGGCTGCAAGACGGCTCCTTCGGCTTCGGCGGCGAGGAGTCGGCGGGCGCGAGCTTCCTGAGCATGGACGGCCGCCCCTGGAGCACCGACAAGGACGGCCTGATTCCCGGTCTGCTCGCCGCTGAGATGACCGCCAAGACGGGCAAGACGCCCTCGCAGCGCTTCGCCGACCTCACCGCGCGTTACGGCGAGACCGCCTACGACCGCCAGGACGCCCCCGCCAACGCCGAGCAGAAGAAGATCCTGGGCAGCCTCAGCCCCGAACAGGTCACCGCGACCACGCTGGGCGGCGACCCCATCACCGCGCGCCTGACCCGCGCGCCCGGCAACGGCGAGCCCATCGGCGGCCTGAAGGTCACGACCGACCAGGCCTGGTTCGCCGCCCGGCCCAGCGGCACCGAGGACGTCTACAAGATCTACGCCGAGAGCTTCCGGGGGGCGGACCACCTGAAACAGGTCATGGACGAGGCCCGTGAGGTCGTCTCCGAGGCGCTGCGGAGCGGGGGCGCGTGA
- the fusA gene encoding elongation factor G, with protein MTTKAQSYLTHFRNIGIAAHIDAGKTTTTERILYYTGRTHNIGEVHDGAATMDWMEQERERGITITAAATTAKWKRSGTDQEYVVNIIDTPGHVDFTIEVERSMRVLDGAVAVFDSSQGVEPQSETVWRQADRYGVPRIAFSNKMDKTGASFELVLNDIRERLGAIPAPIQYPMGQESEFKGIIDIVRQRAYTYTNDLGTDIAESDVPAEYADKVTEMRAALIEAAAEVDEDLMMKYLEGEEPSVEELVAAIRKGTIEKKIFPVLCGSALKNKGVQLLLDAVIDYLPSPLEVPAIRGTLEDSEETREFPADPEGKLAGLAFKIMADPYVGRLTFVRIYSGTMQSGSYVYNASKDKRERVGRLLKMHANSREEVTELKAGELGAVIGLKDAGTGNTLIGDGDDHVLLESIDVPEPVIKLAIEPKTKADQEKMGVGLQKLAEEDPTFRVESDQESGQTTISGMGELHLEILVDRLKREYKVDANVGAPQVAYRETITRPVDVEGKFVRQSGGRGQFGHVKIKAEPLEPGAGFIFENTVVGGTVPREFIGPAQKGIEEAMQSGPMLGFPVVDMKVSLYDGSYHEVDSSEMAFKIAGSMALKEAVQKGAPAILEPVMRVEVTVPDDFMGDIIGDLNSRRGQIQGMEARGNAQIVRAFVPLSEMFGYATDMRSMTQGRASYSMFFDHYSQVPNNLAQQLMKK; from the coding sequence ATGACCACCAAAGCCCAGAGCTATCTGACCCACTTCCGTAACATCGGGATTGCCGCGCACATCGACGCCGGCAAGACCACCACCACCGAGCGCATCCTGTACTACACCGGCCGGACCCACAACATCGGCGAAGTGCACGACGGCGCGGCGACCATGGACTGGATGGAGCAGGAGCGCGAGCGCGGCATCACCATCACGGCGGCCGCCACCACCGCCAAGTGGAAGCGCAGCGGCACCGACCAGGAATACGTCGTCAACATCATCGACACGCCCGGCCACGTGGACTTCACCATCGAAGTCGAGCGCAGCATGCGCGTGCTCGACGGCGCCGTCGCCGTGTTCGACTCCAGCCAGGGCGTCGAGCCGCAGTCCGAGACCGTGTGGCGTCAGGCCGACCGTTACGGCGTGCCCCGCATCGCGTTCTCGAACAAGATGGACAAGACCGGCGCGAGCTTCGAACTCGTGCTCAACGACATCCGTGAACGCCTCGGCGCGATTCCCGCGCCCATCCAGTACCCGATGGGCCAGGAAAGCGAGTTCAAGGGCATCATCGACATCGTGCGCCAGCGCGCCTACACCTACACCAACGACCTGGGCACCGACATTGCCGAAAGCGACGTTCCGGCCGAGTACGCGGACAAGGTGACCGAGATGCGCGCCGCGCTGATCGAAGCGGCCGCCGAAGTCGACGAAGACCTGATGATGAAGTACCTCGAGGGCGAAGAGCCCAGCGTCGAGGAACTCGTCGCCGCCATCCGCAAGGGCACCATCGAGAAGAAGATCTTCCCGGTGTTGTGCGGCAGCGCGCTGAAGAACAAGGGCGTGCAGCTGCTGCTCGACGCCGTGATCGACTACCTGCCCAGCCCCCTGGAAGTGCCCGCCATCCGCGGCACCCTGGAAGACAGCGAGGAAACCCGCGAGTTCCCCGCCGATCCCGAAGGCAAGCTGGCCGGTCTGGCGTTCAAGATCATGGCCGACCCCTACGTGGGCCGCCTGACCTTCGTGCGTATCTACTCGGGCACCATGCAGTCGGGCAGCTACGTGTACAACGCGAGCAAGGACAAGCGCGAGCGCGTGGGCCGTCTGCTGAAGATGCACGCCAACAGCCGCGAAGAAGTGACCGAGCTGAAGGCCGGCGAACTGGGCGCCGTGATCGGCCTGAAGGACGCGGGCACCGGCAACACCCTGATCGGTGACGGCGACGACCACGTGCTGCTCGAGAGCATCGACGTGCCCGAGCCGGTCATCAAGCTCGCCATCGAGCCCAAGACCAAGGCCGACCAGGAAAAGATGGGCGTGGGCCTCCAGAAGCTCGCCGAAGAAGACCCCACCTTCCGCGTCGAGTCCGACCAGGAGTCGGGCCAGACCACGATCTCGGGCATGGGCGAGCTGCACCTGGAAATTCTGGTGGACCGCCTCAAGCGCGAGTACAAGGTGGACGCCAACGTGGGCGCGCCCCAGGTGGCCTACCGTGAAACCATCACCCGTCCCGTGGACGTGGAAGGCAAGTTCGTGCGCCAGTCGGGTGGCCGTGGTCAGTTCGGCCACGTGAAGATCAAGGCGGAGCCGCTGGAACCCGGCGCGGGCTTCATCTTCGAGAACACCGTGGTGGGCGGCACCGTGCCCCGCGAGTTCATCGGGCCGGCCCAGAAGGGTATCGAAGAAGCCATGCAGAGCGGCCCCATGCTGGGCTTCCCGGTCGTGGACATGAAGGTCAGCCTGTACGACGGCAGCTACCACGAAGTGGACTCCTCGGAAATGGCGTTCAAGATCGCCGGCAGCATGGCCCTCAAGGAAGCCGTCCAGAAGGGCGCTCCGGCCATCCTGGAACCCGTAATGCGCGTCGAAGTCACCGTGCCTGACGACTTCATGGGCGACATCATCGGCGACCTGAACAGCCGCCGTGGCCAGATCCAGGGCATGGAAGCCCGCGGCAACGCCCAGATCGTGCGCGCCTTCGTGCCGCTGAGCGAAATGTTCGGTTACGCGACCGACATGCGCTCCATGACCCAGGGCCGTGCCAGCTACTCGATGTTCTTCGATCACTACAGCCAGGTTCCCAACAACCTCGCGCAGCAGCTGATGAAGAAGTAA
- the tuf gene encoding elongation factor Tu: MAKGTFERTKPHVNVGTIGHVDHGKTTLTAAITFTAAASDPTVEKLAYDQIDKAPEEKARGITINTAHVEYNTPTRHYSHVDCPGHADYVKNMITGAAQMDGAILVVSSADGPMPQTREHILLARQVGVPYVVVFMNKVDMVDDEELLELVEMEVRELLSKYEFPGDDLPVVKGSALQALEALQANPKTARGENQWVDRIWELLDAVDSYIPTPERATDKTFLMPVEDVFTITGRGTVATGRVERGTVKVQDEVEIVGLRDTKKTTVTGIEMHRKLLDSGMAGDNVGVLLRGVARDDVERGQVLAKPGSIKPHTKFEASVYVLSKDEGGRHSAFFGGYRPQFYFRTTDVTGIVELAEGVEMVMPGDNVTFVVELIKPIAMEEGLRFAIREGGRTVGAGVVSKVLE, from the coding sequence ATGGCAAAAGGAACGTTTGAGCGCACGAAGCCGCACGTGAACGTGGGCACCATCGGGCACGTCGACCACGGCAAGACCACCCTGACGGCCGCCATCACCTTCACCGCCGCCGCTTCCGACCCCACCGTCGAAAAGCTCGCCTACGACCAGATCGACAAGGCCCCCGAAGAAAAGGCCCGCGGCATCACCATCAACACCGCGCACGTTGAGTACAACACCCCCACCCGCCACTACTCCCACGTGGACTGCCCCGGTCACGCCGACTACGTCAAGAACATGATCACCGGCGCGGCCCAGATGGACGGCGCCATCCTCGTCGTGTCCAGCGCCGACGGCCCCATGCCCCAGACCCGCGAGCACATCCTGCTCGCCCGTCAGGTCGGCGTGCCCTACGTCGTCGTGTTCATGAACAAGGTCGACATGGTCGATGACGAAGAGCTCCTCGAGCTCGTCGAAATGGAAGTGCGCGAACTCCTGAGCAAGTACGAGTTCCCCGGTGACGACCTCCCCGTCGTCAAGGGCAGCGCCCTGCAGGCCCTCGAGGCCCTTCAGGCCAACCCCAAGACCGCCCGCGGCGAAAACCAGTGGGTCGACCGCATCTGGGAACTGCTCGACGCCGTCGACAGCTACATCCCCACCCCCGAGCGCGCCACCGACAAGACCTTCCTGATGCCCGTCGAAGACGTGTTCACCATCACCGGCCGCGGCACCGTCGCCACGGGCCGCGTGGAACGCGGCACCGTCAAGGTGCAGGACGAAGTCGAAATCGTCGGCCTGCGCGACACCAAGAAGACCACCGTCACCGGCATCGAAATGCACCGCAAGCTGCTCGACAGCGGCATGGCCGGCGACAACGTCGGTGTTCTGCTGCGTGGCGTGGCGCGTGACGACGTCGAGCGTGGCCAGGTGCTGGCCAAGCCCGGCAGCATCAAGCCCCACACCAAGTTCGAGGCCAGCGTCTACGTGCTCTCGAAGGACGAAGGCGGCCGTCACAGCGCGTTCTTCGGCGGGTACCGCCCGCAGTTCTACTTCCGCACGACGGACGTGACCGGCATCGTGGAACTGGCCGAGGGCGTGGAAATGGTGATGCCCGGCGACAACGTGACCTTCGTCGTCGAGCTGATCAAGCCCATCGCCATGGAAGAAGGCCTGCGCTTCGCCATCCGCGAAGGTGGCCGCACCGTCGGCGCCGGCGTCGTCTCCAAGGTCCTGGAGTAA
- a CDS encoding metal ABC transporter solute-binding protein, Zn/Mn family, with the protein MSSGLLTLALAGGLGSLAPAQAAPLQVSATTTIIADFVKAVGGARVTVNVIVPAGADAHTFQPTTGAIRSLAGSKALFTNGAGLETWLPRLTASASTVPVRPLTAGLKMRAAPEEAGDEHGHDDHGAQDPHAWWDPTLAAGYVKNAQAALSALDPAGKATYANNAAAYIKQLQAADAYAKKQFATLTTAQKRIVTNHDALHYLAAHYGLTVVGTVIPGLSTEREPSAREVATLVDAVKKSGTKVIFTENTVNARLAQTLARETGARVAPPLYTDALGPKGSAGDTYLKALRANVDTMVRALK; encoded by the coding sequence CTGTCGTCGGGGCTCCTGACGCTGGCCCTCGCCGGGGGCCTGGGCAGCCTCGCTCCGGCGCAGGCGGCTCCCCTCCAGGTCAGCGCCACGACCACCATCATCGCGGACTTCGTCAAGGCGGTGGGCGGCGCTCGCGTGACCGTGAACGTGATCGTGCCCGCCGGAGCCGACGCCCACACTTTCCAGCCGACGACCGGGGCCATCCGCAGCCTCGCGGGCAGCAAGGCGCTGTTCACCAACGGCGCGGGCCTGGAAACCTGGCTGCCCCGGCTGACCGCCTCGGCCAGCACCGTCCCGGTGCGCCCCCTGACGGCAGGCCTGAAGATGCGCGCCGCCCCCGAGGAAGCCGGGGACGAGCACGGCCACGACGACCACGGCGCCCAGGACCCCCACGCCTGGTGGGACCCCACGCTGGCCGCCGGCTACGTGAAAAATGCCCAGGCTGCCCTGAGCGCGCTGGACCCGGCCGGCAAGGCGACCTACGCCAACAATGCCGCCGCGTATATCAAGCAGCTCCAGGCCGCCGACGCCTACGCCAAGAAGCAGTTCGCGACCCTGACCACGGCCCAGAAACGGATCGTGACCAACCACGACGCCCTGCACTACCTCGCCGCGCACTACGGCCTGACGGTCGTGGGCACGGTCATCCCGGGCCTGAGCACCGAGCGCGAGCCGAGCGCCCGCGAGGTCGCCACGCTCGTGGACGCCGTGAAGAAGAGCGGCACCAAGGTCATCTTCACCGAGAACACGGTCAACGCCCGCCTCGCCCAGACGCTCGCCCGCGAGACCGGCGCCCGCGTGGCCCCGCCGCTGTACACCGACGCCCTGGGCCCCAAGGGCTCGGCCGGCGACACCTACCTGAAGGCCCTGCGCGCCAACGTAGACACGATGGTCCGCGCCCTGAAATAA
- the rpmB gene encoding 50S ribosomal protein L28 — translation MSRECYLTGKKNMVVNSVTRRGKARAQGGVGRKTTGITKRVQKANLHKKAIRENGVVKRVWLSAAALRTLEKGPYQGVELA, via the coding sequence ATGAGCCGTGAATGTTACCTGACCGGAAAGAAGAACATGGTGGTGAACAGCGTGACCCGCCGGGGCAAGGCCCGCGCGCAGGGCGGGGTGGGCCGCAAGACCACCGGGATCACCAAGCGCGTGCAGAAGGCCAACCTGCACAAGAAGGCCATCCGCGAGAACGGCGTGGTCAAGCGGGTGTGGCTGAGCGCGGCCGCCCTGCGCACGCTGGAAAAGGGCCCGTACCAGGGCGTGGAACTCGCATGA
- the treS gene encoding maltose alpha-D-glucosyltransferase, translating to MTQTSAPEWYKSAVFYELSVRTFADGNGDGKGDFPGLTSHLDYLKNLGVDCLWLLPFFPSPLRDDGYDVADYTNIHPDLGTLDDFKVFLREAHARGLRVIADLVTNHTSSDHPWFQAARRGPTLPDGSPNEYHDYYVWSETGTEYAGARIIFTDTETSNWTYDDQVGKYFWHRFFSSQPDLNYDNPRVVEELLAAARFWLDIGVDGFRVDAVPYLIEREGTNCENLPETHDILKKMRRLVDEDYPGRLLLAEANQWPEEVVEYFGTEQDPEFHMCFNFPVMPRLYMSLKREDTTSIREIMDRLPAIPSFGQWATFLRNHDELTLEMVSDEERGFMYAAYSPDPRMRINVGIRRRLAPLLDNDRRRVELLNTVLLALPGSPILYYGDEIGMGDDLGLADRNGVRTPMQWNAGTSGGFSTAAPTDCFFPPIQDPVYGFARVNVQSQEQDPSSLLKWTARQLELRRRHPAFAHGELKFVDTSNPAVLAFTRTTPDETLLIVSNFASNAQSVTLDLSAYTHRTPVTLSGASPFPAITDAPYALTMGKYDYYWLRLN from the coding sequence ATGACGCAAACCTCCGCGCCCGAGTGGTACAAGAGCGCCGTTTTTTACGAACTCTCCGTCCGGACCTTCGCGGACGGCAACGGCGACGGCAAGGGCGACTTTCCCGGCCTGACCTCGCACCTCGACTACCTCAAGAACCTCGGTGTGGACTGCCTGTGGCTGCTGCCCTTCTTTCCCAGCCCGCTGCGCGACGACGGTTACGACGTGGCCGACTACACCAATATCCACCCCGACCTCGGCACGCTCGACGACTTCAAGGTCTTTTTGCGTGAGGCGCACGCGCGCGGGCTGCGGGTCATCGCCGACCTCGTGACCAACCACACCTCCAGCGACCACCCCTGGTTCCAGGCGGCGCGCCGGGGGCCGACCCTGCCCGACGGCTCGCCCAACGAGTACCACGACTACTACGTCTGGAGCGAGACCGGCACCGAGTACGCGGGCGCGCGCATCATCTTCACCGACACCGAGACGAGCAACTGGACCTACGACGATCAGGTCGGCAAGTACTTCTGGCACCGCTTCTTCTCCAGCCAGCCGGACCTGAACTACGACAACCCCCGCGTGGTCGAGGAGCTGCTCGCGGCGGCGCGCTTCTGGCTCGACATCGGTGTGGACGGCTTCCGGGTGGACGCCGTGCCCTACCTCATCGAGCGGGAGGGCACCAACTGCGAGAACCTGCCCGAGACGCACGACATCCTCAAGAAGATGCGCCGCCTGGTGGACGAGGACTACCCCGGCCGCCTGCTGCTGGCGGAGGCCAACCAGTGGCCCGAGGAGGTCGTGGAGTACTTCGGCACCGAGCAGGACCCCGAGTTCCACATGTGCTTCAACTTCCCGGTCATGCCCCGGCTGTACATGAGCCTCAAGCGCGAGGACACGACCAGCATCCGCGAGATCATGGACCGCCTGCCCGCCATCCCCAGCTTCGGGCAGTGGGCGACCTTCCTGCGCAACCACGACGAACTGACCCTGGAGATGGTCAGCGACGAGGAACGCGGCTTCATGTACGCGGCCTACTCGCCCGACCCGCGCATGCGGATCAACGTGGGCATCCGCCGCCGCCTCGCGCCGCTGCTCGACAACGACCGCCGCCGCGTCGAACTGCTGAACACCGTGCTGCTGGCGCTGCCCGGCAGCCCGATCCTGTATTACGGCGACGAGATCGGCATGGGCGACGACCTGGGCCTGGCCGACCGCAACGGCGTGCGCACCCCGATGCAGTGGAACGCCGGGACCAGCGGCGGCTTCTCGACGGCCGCGCCCACCGACTGTTTCTTCCCGCCCATCCAGGACCCGGTCTACGGCTTCGCGCGCGTGAACGTGCAGAGCCAGGAGCAGGACCCCAGCAGCCTGCTCAAGTGGACGGCCCGGCAGCTCGAACTGCGCCGCCGCCACCCGGCCTTCGCGCACGGCGAGCTGAAGTTCGTGGACACGAGCAACCCCGCCGTGCTGGCCTTCACGCGCACCACGCCCGACGAGACGCTGCTGATCGTGAGCAACTTCGCGAGCAACGCGCAGTCGGTCACGCTGGACCTCTCGGCCTACACCCACCGCACGCCGGTCACGCTCTCGGGGGCCAGTCCCTTCCCGGCGATCACCGACGCGCCCTATGCCCTGACGATGGGCAAATACGACTACTACTGGCTGCGGCTGAACTGA
- a CDS encoding CobW family GTP-binding protein has protein sequence MTSPATVSPATPPTRSVPITVLCGFLGAGKTTLLNHLLTQTDGQKVAVIVNEFGAVNVDASLVVKTDEQTIELSNGCICCTLRGDLLYAVDELLRTRDLDAILIESTGIGEPLPIAQSFCLTPEELELAPEAGQPELPDLLGRVHVDAMVTVVDSAQFFTLWNRTDEIPGDDFGRGFGELLAEQLEFADLVVLNKLDLAAPEDVQSLRELVRITNPRARVLEATRGHVEAGEVLNVGLFDMDAASQLDAWVAELEKEHTPESETYGLGTHIYRAARPFDPDRLHAMLAAGLPHSVIRSKGWINLGDGVATLWNHTGRQLALEQAGTWHRPEDAFSEVVFIGRDLDGPALDRLLGGALA, from the coding sequence ATGACCAGTCCTGCCACCGTCTCCCCGGCCACGCCGCCGACCCGTTCCGTGCCCATCACCGTGCTGTGCGGCTTTCTGGGCGCGGGCAAGACCACGCTGCTCAATCACCTGCTGACCCAGACGGACGGCCAGAAGGTCGCCGTGATCGTGAACGAGTTCGGGGCCGTGAACGTGGACGCCTCGCTGGTCGTCAAGACCGACGAGCAGACCATCGAACTGAGCAACGGCTGCATCTGCTGCACGCTGCGCGGCGACCTACTGTACGCGGTGGACGAGCTGCTGCGCACCCGAGACCTCGACGCCATCCTCATCGAGTCCACCGGGATCGGGGAGCCGCTGCCCATCGCCCAGAGCTTTTGCCTCACGCCCGAGGAGCTGGAACTGGCCCCCGAGGCCGGGCAGCCCGAGTTGCCCGACCTGCTGGGGCGCGTCCACGTGGACGCGATGGTGACGGTGGTGGACAGCGCGCAGTTCTTCACGCTCTGGAACCGCACCGATGAGATTCCGGGCGACGATTTCGGGCGCGGCTTCGGGGAACTGCTGGCCGAGCAGCTCGAATTCGCCGACCTCGTGGTGCTGAACAAGCTCGACCTCGCCGCCCCGGAGGACGTGCAGTCGCTGCGCGAACTCGTGCGCATCACCAACCCGCGCGCCCGCGTACTGGAGGCCACGCGCGGCCACGTGGAGGCGGGCGAGGTGCTGAACGTGGGCCTGTTCGACATGGACGCCGCCTCGCAGCTCGACGCCTGGGTGGCCGAGCTGGAAAAGGAGCACACCCCCGAGTCGGAAACCTACGGCCTGGGCACGCACATCTACCGCGCGGCGCGGCCTTTCGACCCCGACCGCCTGCACGCCATGCTCGCGGCGGGCCTGCCTCACAGCGTCATCCGCTCGAAGGGCTGGATCAATCTCGGGGACGGCGTGGCGACGCTGTGGAACCACACCGGCCGGCAGCTCGCGCTGGAGCAGGCGGGTACCTGGCACCGCCCCGAGGACGCCTTCAGCGAGGTCGTGTTCATCGGGCGCGACCTCGACGGCCCGGCCCTCGACCGGCTGCTGGGCGGCGCGCTGGCCTGA